In Trifolium pratense cultivar HEN17-A07 linkage group LG7, ARS_RC_1.1, whole genome shotgun sequence, a genomic segment contains:
- the LOC123895112 gene encoding chromatin remodeling protein EBS, translating to MAKTRPGKKDIDSYTIRGTNKIVKAGDCVLMRPSDTSKPPYVARVEKIEQDNRNNVRVRCRWYYRPEESIGGRRQFHGAKELFLSDHYDVQSAHTIEGKCIVHSFKNYTKLENVGTEDYYCRFEYKAATGAFTPDRVAVYCKCEMPYNPDDLMVQCEGCKDWYHPACVGMTIEEAKKLDHFVCSECSSDDDLKKPPAVFPVSPGSEGKVEPKRRKRGP from the exons ATGGCGAAAACAAGGCCAGGAAAGAAAGACATAGATTCATACACAATCAGAGGAACAAACAAGATTGTTAAAG cTGGAGATTGTGTTTTGATGCGTCCTTCTGACACGAGTAAGCCACCATACGTGGCACGTGTGGAGAAGATCGAGCAAGATAATAGGAACAATGTGAGGGTTCGTTGTAGATGGTATTATAGACCTGAAGAATCTATTGGTGGAAGAAGACAGTTTCATGGAGCTAAGGAACTGTTTTTATCTGACCATTATGATGTTCAAAGTGCTCACACTATTGAAGGAAAGTGTATTGTGCATTCTTTCAAGAACTATACTAAGCTTGAGAATGTAGGTACTGAAGATTACTATTGTAGGTTTGAGTATAAGGCTGCTACTGGCGCATTCACTCCTGACCGCGTTGCTGT aTACTGCAAATGTGAGATGCCTTATAACCCGGATGACCTAATGGTGCAGTGTGAGGGATGCAAGGATTG GTACCATCCTGCTTGCGTGGGCATGACTATTGAAGAAGCGAAGAAATTGGACCATTTTGTTTGTTCTGAATGCTCATCTGATGATGATTTGAAGAAACCTCCGGCTGTGTTTCCAGT